The Dermochelys coriacea isolate rDerCor1 chromosome 7, rDerCor1.pri.v4, whole genome shotgun sequence genome window below encodes:
- the CCNJ gene encoding cyclin-J isoform X2, whose amino-acid sequence MELEGQWWKGQLAADIHQALRYKELKLPSYKGQSPQLNLRRYFADLIAIVSNRFRLCPAARHLAVYLLDLFMDRYDISIQQLHVVALSCLLLASKFEEKEDSVPKLEQLNSLGCMTNMNLILTKQNLLHMELLLLETFQWNLCLPTAAHFIEYYLSIAVHETDLHDGWPMVSLEKTKLYMAKYADYFLEVSLQVATACVAASRIILRLSPTWPTRLHRLTAYSWDFLVPCIERLLIAHDNDVKEANKQKGQHVQPAQHSAFPTQTPTPQQAHVQQHVSQYLQAHQAPLQYHHQTSQQQNCQQMVSTSHTSSYPLQSCPAGLQSSVQARGQIQTGASMSLAVPIEVKPCISVSYNRSYQINGRYPCITPCFER is encoded by the exons ATGGAGCTGGAGGGGCAGTGGTGGAAAGGACAGCTGGCGGCCGACATCCACCAAGCGCTTCGCTACAAG GAGCTGAAGCTTCCCTCCTACAAAGGCCAGTCTCCCCAGTTAAATCTGAGAAGATATTTTGCAGACCTGATTGCCATTGTGAGCAATCGTTTCAGACTCTGTCCTGCTGCACGACATCTTGCTGTCTATCTACTGGACCTCTTCATGGACCGCTATGATATATCCATTCAGCAGCTACATGTGGTTGCTCTTTCCTGTTTACTTTTAGCAA gTAAATTTGAAGAAAAGGAAGACAGTGTCCCTAAGCTCGAACAATTGAACAGCTTGGGTTGTATGACTAACATGAATCTGATATTAACAAAACAGAACTTGCTACACATGGAGCTGTTGTTGCTAGAAACATTTCAGTGGAACTTGTGCCTCCCAACTgctgctcacttcattgaataTTACCTTTCAATTGCTGTCCATGAGACAGATCTCCACGATGGCTGGCCAATGGTTTCCTTAGAGAAGACCAAGTTGTACATGGCAAAATATGCTGATTATTTTCTGGAAGTATCTCTGCAAG TGGCTACTGCATGTGTGGCGGCTTCAAGGATTATCCTACGTCTCTCTCCAACGTGGCCAACTCGACTGCATCGTCTTACTGCATACTCCTGGGACTTCCTGGTTCCGTGTATTGAACGACTATTAAT TGCACATGATAATGACGTAAAAGAAGCAAACAAGCAAAAAGGACAACATGTCCAGCCTGCACAACACAGTGCGTTTCCCACCCAGACTCCCACTCCACAGCAGGCTCATGTTCAACAACATGTATCACAGTATCTCCAGGCCCATCAAGCTCCATTACAGTATCACCATCAAACCTCACAACAGCAAAACTGTCAGCAGATGGTGTCAACTAGTCACACATCCTCTTACCCACTGCAGTCCTGCCCTGCTGGCTTACAATCCAGCGTTCAAGCTCGAGGTCAGATACAGACTGGTGCTAGTATGTCACTAGCAGTTCCAATAGAAGTGAAGCCATGTATAAGTGTCTCATACAACCGGAGTTACCAGATCAATGGACGGTATCCTTGTATTACTCCCTGCTTTGAGAGGTGA
- the CCNJ gene encoding cyclin-J isoform X1: MELEGQWWKGQLAADIHQALRYKELKLPSYKGQSPQLNLRRYFADLIAIVSNRFRLCPAARHLAVYLLDLFMDRYDISIQQLHVVALSCLLLASKFEEKEDSVPKLEQLNSLGCMTNMNLILTKQNLLHMELLLLETFQWNLCLPTAAHFIEYYLSIAVHETDLHDGWPMVSLEKTKLYMAKYADYFLEVSLQDHAFLNYAPSLVATACVAASRIILRLSPTWPTRLHRLTAYSWDFLVPCIERLLIAHDNDVKEANKQKGQHVQPAQHSAFPTQTPTPQQAHVQQHVSQYLQAHQAPLQYHHQTSQQQNCQQMVSTSHTSSYPLQSCPAGLQSSVQARGQIQTGASMSLAVPIEVKPCISVSYNRSYQINGRYPCITPCFER, from the exons ATGGAGCTGGAGGGGCAGTGGTGGAAAGGACAGCTGGCGGCCGACATCCACCAAGCGCTTCGCTACAAG GAGCTGAAGCTTCCCTCCTACAAAGGCCAGTCTCCCCAGTTAAATCTGAGAAGATATTTTGCAGACCTGATTGCCATTGTGAGCAATCGTTTCAGACTCTGTCCTGCTGCACGACATCTTGCTGTCTATCTACTGGACCTCTTCATGGACCGCTATGATATATCCATTCAGCAGCTACATGTGGTTGCTCTTTCCTGTTTACTTTTAGCAA gTAAATTTGAAGAAAAGGAAGACAGTGTCCCTAAGCTCGAACAATTGAACAGCTTGGGTTGTATGACTAACATGAATCTGATATTAACAAAACAGAACTTGCTACACATGGAGCTGTTGTTGCTAGAAACATTTCAGTGGAACTTGTGCCTCCCAACTgctgctcacttcattgaataTTACCTTTCAATTGCTGTCCATGAGACAGATCTCCACGATGGCTGGCCAATGGTTTCCTTAGAGAAGACCAAGTTGTACATGGCAAAATATGCTGATTATTTTCTGGAAGTATCTCTGCAAG atcatgcatttttaaattatgctCCTTCGTTAGTGGCTACTGCATGTGTGGCGGCTTCAAGGATTATCCTACGTCTCTCTCCAACGTGGCCAACTCGACTGCATCGTCTTACTGCATACTCCTGGGACTTCCTGGTTCCGTGTATTGAACGACTATTAAT TGCACATGATAATGACGTAAAAGAAGCAAACAAGCAAAAAGGACAACATGTCCAGCCTGCACAACACAGTGCGTTTCCCACCCAGACTCCCACTCCACAGCAGGCTCATGTTCAACAACATGTATCACAGTATCTCCAGGCCCATCAAGCTCCATTACAGTATCACCATCAAACCTCACAACAGCAAAACTGTCAGCAGATGGTGTCAACTAGTCACACATCCTCTTACCCACTGCAGTCCTGCCCTGCTGGCTTACAATCCAGCGTTCAAGCTCGAGGTCAGATACAGACTGGTGCTAGTATGTCACTAGCAGTTCCAATAGAAGTGAAGCCATGTATAAGTGTCTCATACAACCGGAGTTACCAGATCAATGGACGGTATCCTTGTATTACTCCCTGCTTTGAGAGGTGA